One Yoonia sp. BS5-3 genomic window carries:
- a CDS encoding ATP-dependent DNA ligase, with amino-acid sequence MKEFAALFSRVDETTKTSVKTAALAEYFRSAPPEDRLWTIALFTGRRPKRTITATRLREWAAEVAGLPDWLFEESYSIVGDLAETIALVLPEPGQTSDHSLTHWITTIKALSAEDDDARKAGILTAWDSLPNAERFLFTKLLTGGFRIGVSAKLITRALAQATGQPEPELTHKLMGNWTPETVTWESLIEADDPTADLSRPYPFYLAYQMEDLEALGPPADWNAERKWDGIRGQLIIRGGAHYLWSRGEDLMTDRFPELAQLKDYLPDGTVIDGEVLAFADEKPLPFNQLQKRIGRKTVPKKLLVEAPVILMAYDLLEADGQDIRDLPLAARRARLADLAAGAPADAPLRLSEALPFQTWNDLAKTREASREIGAEGLMLKRLDSPYLSGRKRGDWWKWKIDPLTIDAVMIYAQAGHGRRANLFTDYTFAVRSGNDLVPFTKAYSGLTDAEFREITAWVRKNTLQRFGPVRQVPPTHVFEIAFEGIQASPRHKSGVALRFPRMARWRRDKPVEEANTLDDLKEMLAAYG; translated from the coding sequence ATGAAGGAATTCGCCGCCCTTTTTTCCCGCGTCGATGAGACGACGAAGACCAGCGTCAAGACGGCGGCCCTGGCCGAATATTTCCGCAGTGCGCCGCCTGAGGATCGGCTGTGGACCATTGCCCTTTTCACTGGGCGTCGTCCCAAGCGGACGATCACCGCGACCCGCCTGCGCGAATGGGCCGCCGAGGTCGCAGGCTTGCCCGATTGGTTGTTCGAGGAAAGCTATAGCATCGTTGGCGATCTGGCCGAGACGATTGCGCTGGTCCTGCCCGAGCCGGGGCAGACATCCGACCATTCGCTGACCCATTGGATCACCACGATCAAGGCGCTATCGGCAGAGGATGACGACGCCCGTAAGGCGGGGATTTTGACCGCTTGGGATAGTCTCCCAAATGCTGAGCGGTTCTTGTTTACCAAACTGCTAACGGGCGGCTTTCGCATCGGTGTCAGCGCCAAGCTGATCACCCGCGCCCTGGCCCAGGCCACCGGCCAGCCGGAACCAGAGCTGACCCATAAGCTGATGGGCAATTGGACGCCCGAGACGGTGACTTGGGAAAGCCTGATCGAGGCGGATGATCCGACCGCCGATCTGTCGCGCCCCTATCCGTTTTATCTGGCCTATCAGATGGAGGATCTGGAGGCCCTCGGCCCGCCCGCCGATTGGAATGCCGAACGCAAATGGGACGGGATCCGCGGCCAGCTGATCATTCGCGGGGGGGCGCATTACCTGTGGTCGCGGGGCGAGGATTTGATGACGGATCGCTTTCCTGAGCTTGCGCAGCTGAAGGATTATCTGCCGGATGGGACGGTGATTGATGGCGAGGTTTTGGCGTTTGCCGATGAAAAACCCCTGCCTTTCAATCAGTTGCAAAAGCGGATTGGCCGCAAGACGGTGCCGAAAAAGCTGCTGGTTGAGGCCCCCGTGATCCTGATGGCCTATGATCTGCTGGAAGCGGATGGACAGGACATTCGCGACCTCCCCTTAGCCGCGCGCCGCGCGCGGCTGGCGGATTTGGCGGCGGGTGCGCCCGCAGATGCACCCTTGCGCCTGTCAGAGGCGCTGCCCTTCCAGACATGGAACGATCTGGCCAAGACCCGCGAAGCCTCCCGCGAGATTGGAGCAGAGGGGCTGATGCTCAAGCGGTTGGACAGCCCTTATCTGTCGGGGCGCAAGCGCGGGGATTGGTGGAAATGGAAGATCGATCCGCTGACAATTGATGCGGTGATGATCTATGCGCAGGCCGGGCACGGGCGGCGGGCGAACCTGTTCACGGACTACACATTTGCGGTGCGCAGCGGCAATGATCTGGTCCCCTTCACCAAGGCCTATTCAGGGCTGACCGACGCTGAATTCCGCGAGATTACGGCCTGGGTACGCAAGAACACGCTGCAACGTTTCGGCCCCGTCCGGCAGGTGCCGCCGACCCATGTGTTTGAAATAGCTTTTGAGGGCATCCAGGCCAGCCCGCGCCACAAATCCGGCGTCGCGCTACGCTTTCCACGCATGGCGCGGTGGCGGCGGGATAAGCCGGTGGAGGAGGCAAATACGCTGGATGATTTGAAGGAGATGTTGGCGGCTTATGGGTAA
- a CDS encoding VOC family protein: MVQVLGIGGFFFRAKDPAKLAEWYDRHLGVTKMGNYGDPEWNQEAGPTVFAPFESDTDYFGRKEQSWMINFRVANLDDAIADLRAAGIEVDVDPELHPNGRFARLVDPEGNPVELWEPLQTSV; encoded by the coding sequence ATGGTTCAGGTATTGGGCATTGGGGGATTTTTCTTTCGGGCGAAAGATCCGGCGAAACTCGCGGAATGGTACGATCGACATCTTGGGGTGACCAAGATGGGCAACTACGGTGATCCGGAATGGAATCAAGAAGCCGGACCAACTGTTTTTGCACCTTTTGAAAGCGATACCGATTACTTTGGCCGGAAAGAGCAAAGCTGGATGATCAATTTCCGCGTCGCCAACCTTGATGATGCGATTGCCGATCTAAGGGCCGCCGGAATAGAGGTGGATGTCGATCCAGAACTTCATCCCAATGGCCGCTTTGCACGGCTCGTTGATCCCGAGGGCAATCCCGTCGAACTTTGGGAACCGTTACAAACAAGCGTATAG
- a CDS encoding YHYH protein: protein MSKFLCRLSLFLCAALCASSALAHGEEAHCAAVTASVEDAGFSDVVTVTCRDGQALISGDVLPDHEMMTGIIGTNEQVPVPALNYASPVQLAPNLGSGPHTRDAALGVAVNGIPIYDYTAGGEMSQDDLASYQAHLDTVVTGQLDVCGGHAGRGDDYHYHAEPTCMIEQMQNAGPDAIIGWGFDGFPIYTKTNPDGSDIAQGALDVCNGQADDTFGYRYHTSEGAPYIIQCLMGDVPDMDRLPRVGPLVPAGGGRGPEAGRPPQGGVDALVFVQDEVTGESLMSYSYEGSDYYIKYAPSGTDNCYDFETRTVTNGGALYQAELCR from the coding sequence ATGTCGAAATTCCTTTGCCGACTGAGTCTTTTCTTATGTGCTGCGCTTTGCGCAAGTTCTGCCCTTGCTCATGGGGAAGAAGCCCATTGCGCTGCTGTCACCGCATCCGTTGAAGATGCTGGCTTTTCCGATGTTGTCACGGTGACCTGCCGGGATGGTCAGGCCCTTATTTCTGGCGATGTGCTGCCGGATCACGAGATGATGACAGGGATCATCGGAACCAATGAGCAAGTCCCGGTGCCTGCCTTGAACTATGCGTCGCCTGTTCAGCTTGCGCCAAATCTGGGGTCTGGGCCCCATACGCGCGACGCCGCTCTGGGTGTGGCGGTGAACGGTATCCCAATTTATGACTACACGGCGGGGGGTGAGATGTCGCAAGACGACCTGGCCTCTTATCAAGCGCATCTCGATACCGTAGTGACCGGGCAGCTTGATGTTTGCGGCGGCCATGCCGGGCGCGGTGATGACTATCATTATCACGCCGAACCGACCTGTATGATCGAACAGATGCAGAATGCAGGCCCCGACGCGATTATCGGTTGGGGGTTTGATGGTTTCCCGATCTACACAAAGACGAACCCGGATGGGTCTGACATTGCCCAAGGCGCTCTTGATGTCTGTAATGGGCAGGCCGATGATACATTTGGGTATCGCTATCACACCTCGGAAGGTGCCCCATACATCATCCAGTGCCTGATGGGCGATGTGCCTGACATGGATCGCCTGCCGCGGGTCGGACCGCTGGTCCCAGCCGGCGGTGGCCGCGGCCCCGAAGCGGGGAGACCGCCTCAGGGCGGCGTGGACGCGTTGGTCTTTGTTCAGGATGAAGTGACCGGTGAGAGCCTGATGTCCTATAGTTATGAGGGCAGCGATTATTACATCAAATACGCGCCTTCCGGCACAGACAACTGCTATGATTTCGAGACCCGTACGGTGACAAATGGTGGTGCGCTGTACCAAGCAGAGCTGTGCCGATAG
- a CDS encoding M3 family oligoendopeptidase: protein MRFPQPVFDANANGGKDLGALPEWDLSDLYPGTDAPELERDLAWLEGECASFAADYQGKLSGLDAAGLLTAVQRYEQIDVIAGRIMSFAGLRYYQITTDSERAKFMADCQDKITNFTTPLVFYSLEFNRLADDHLAGLLAENADLARYKPVFDRMRAMKPHQLSDELEQFLHDQSTVGSAAWNRLFDETMAGLEFEVAGETLNLEATLNLLTEQDRATREAATHALAKVFGENLKTFARVHNTLAKEKEIEDRWRKMPTPQTGRHLSNHVEAEVVEALRNAVVAAYPRLSHRYYALKAKWLGLDKMQVWDRNAPLPLEDDTVVDWEAAKDTVMTAYAEFDPKMAEIAGPFFTDGWIDAAVKPGKAPGAFAHPTVTTVHPYVMLNYLGKPRDVMTLAHELGHGVHQVLAAEQGELLSSTPLTLAETASVFGEMLTFRKMLDGAKTQAERKVLLANKVEDMINTVVRQIAFYDFECKLHAARAEGELTPEDINALWMSVQAESLGPVFEFAEGYETFWSYIPHFVHSPFYVYAYAFGDGLVNALYAVYQEGDPNFRAKYFDMLRAGGSKHHKELLAPFGLDASDPKFWDKGLSMIEGFIDELEAMEG from the coding sequence ATGCGATTTCCACAGCCTGTCTTTGATGCCAACGCAAACGGAGGCAAGGACCTCGGTGCGCTGCCCGAATGGGATCTGTCTGACCTTTATCCGGGCACCGATGCCCCGGAGCTGGAGCGGGATCTGGCGTGGCTCGAGGGGGAGTGCGCCAGCTTTGCTGCGGATTATCAGGGCAAGCTGAGCGGCTTGGATGCTGCGGGCCTGCTGACCGCCGTGCAGCGCTATGAGCAGATCGATGTGATCGCGGGCCGTATCATGTCTTTTGCGGGTCTGCGTTATTACCAGATCACCACCGACAGTGAGCGCGCCAAATTCATGGCTGATTGTCAGGACAAGATCACCAATTTCACTACGCCTCTGGTATTTTACAGCCTCGAATTCAACCGGCTGGCGGATGATCATCTGGCCGGGCTTTTGGCTGAAAATGCTGATCTGGCCCGCTACAAACCCGTCTTTGACCGCATGCGCGCGATGAAGCCGCATCAGCTGTCGGATGAGCTGGAACAATTCCTGCATGATCAATCGACCGTGGGCTCTGCCGCCTGGAACCGTCTGTTTGATGAAACCATGGCGGGCCTTGAATTTGAGGTGGCGGGCGAGACCCTGAACCTTGAAGCCACGCTGAACCTGCTGACCGAACAGGATCGCGCCACCCGCGAGGCTGCTACCCATGCCCTGGCCAAAGTGTTTGGTGAAAACCTCAAGACCTTTGCCCGCGTTCACAACACACTGGCCAAGGAAAAGGAAATCGAAGATCGCTGGCGCAAGATGCCGACACCGCAAACCGGCCGCCATCTGTCTAACCATGTGGAGGCCGAGGTGGTTGAGGCGCTGCGCAACGCCGTTGTCGCCGCCTATCCGCGCCTGTCGCACCGCTATTACGCGCTCAAAGCCAAATGGCTGGGTCTGGACAAGATGCAGGTCTGGGACCGCAACGCACCCCTGCCGCTGGAAGATGACACGGTCGTTGATTGGGAGGCCGCCAAAGACACGGTGATGACCGCCTATGCAGAGTTCGATCCGAAAATGGCCGAAATCGCCGGGCCCTTCTTTACCGATGGCTGGATTGATGCGGCAGTGAAACCCGGAAAAGCCCCCGGCGCTTTCGCACATCCAACCGTGACCACAGTTCACCCTTATGTGATGCTAAACTACCTAGGTAAACCGCGCGATGTGATGACCCTGGCCCATGAGCTGGGCCATGGCGTGCACCAAGTGCTGGCTGCAGAACAGGGCGAATTGCTGTCTTCAACCCCGCTGACCCTGGCAGAAACGGCATCAGTCTTTGGCGAGATGCTGACCTTCCGCAAGATGCTGGATGGGGCAAAAACCCAAGCCGAGCGTAAGGTCCTTTTGGCCAATAAGGTCGAGGATATGATCAATACGGTCGTCCGCCAGATCGCCTTTTACGATTTCGAATGCAAACTGCATGCCGCCCGCGCCGAGGGCGAATTGACGCCCGAGGATATCAACGCGCTGTGGATGTCCGTGCAGGCCGAAAGCCTGGGCCCCGTGTTCGAATTTGCCGAAGGGTATGAGACCTTCTGGTCCTACATCCCGCATTTCGTGCATTCGCCCTTCTACGTTTACGCCTATGCCTTTGGCGACGGTTTGGTGAACGCGCTTTATGCTGTTTATCAGGAAGGCGACCCTAACTTCCGCGCCAAATATTTCGACATGCTGCGCGCAGGTGGATCAAAGCACCATAAAGAGCTGTTGGCACCCTTCGGGCTTGATGCCTCTGACCCGAAATTCTGGGACAAAGGCCTGTCGATGATCGAAGGGTTCATCGACGAGTTGGAGGCGATGGAGGGATAG